A DNA window from Providencia huaxiensis contains the following coding sequences:
- the serS gene encoding serine--tRNA ligase, whose product MLDPNLLRTELDAVAEKLARRGFTLDVEKLRELEERRKVLQVETETLQADRNSRSKTIGAAKARGEDIEPLRLEVNQLGEKLDSAKAELDKLQQEIRDIALSIPNIPDDQVPDGKDDSDNVEVARWGEPRQYDFEVKDHVSLGELSGGLDFPAAVKLTGARFVVMKGQIARMHRALAQFMLDLHTEQHGYQELYVPYLVNHDTLYGTGQLPKFGEDLFHTKPLEEEADSSTYALIPTAEVPVTNLVRDEILDEDSLPLKMTAHTPCFRSEAGSYGRDTRGLIRMHQFDKVELVQIVHPEKSMDALEELTGHAEKVLQLLNLPYRKVILCTGDIGFGSRKTYDLEVWLPAQNTYREISSCSNMWDFQARRMQARFRGKSDKKTQLVHTLNGSGLAVGRTLVAILENYQLADGRIEVPEVLRPYMKGLEFIG is encoded by the coding sequence ATGCTCGATCCCAATTTACTGCGTACGGAGCTAGACGCGGTTGCTGAAAAACTGGCTCGCAGGGGTTTTACCCTTGATGTGGAAAAGCTGCGTGAATTAGAAGAACGCCGCAAAGTTTTACAAGTTGAAACTGAAACCCTGCAAGCAGACCGTAACTCGCGATCGAAAACTATTGGTGCGGCGAAGGCACGTGGTGAAGATATCGAACCATTACGTCTGGAAGTTAACCAATTAGGCGAAAAATTGGATTCTGCAAAAGCAGAGTTAGATAAGCTGCAACAAGAAATCCGTGATATTGCCTTAAGTATCCCGAATATCCCAGATGACCAAGTGCCTGATGGTAAAGATGATTCTGACAACGTTGAGGTTGCACGTTGGGGCGAGCCTCGTCAGTATGATTTCGAAGTTAAAGACCATGTCAGTCTTGGCGAGTTATCCGGTGGCTTAGACTTCCCAGCTGCGGTAAAACTGACTGGCGCTCGTTTTGTTGTTATGAAAGGGCAAATTGCTCGTATGCACCGTGCATTGGCACAATTCATGCTTGATTTGCATACTGAACAACATGGTTACCAAGAGTTGTATGTTCCGTATTTAGTCAACCATGACACATTGTACGGAACTGGCCAATTACCAAAGTTTGGTGAAGATTTGTTCCATACTAAACCATTGGAAGAGGAAGCGGACAGCAGTACTTATGCGTTGATCCCAACCGCAGAAGTCCCGGTGACTAACTTAGTTCGCGATGAAATTTTAGATGAAGACTCACTTCCTCTGAAAATGACTGCACATACCCCTTGTTTCCGTTCTGAAGCAGGGTCTTATGGCCGTGACACACGCGGTTTGATCCGTATGCATCAGTTCGACAAAGTTGAGTTAGTGCAAATCGTTCATCCAGAAAAATCCATGGATGCATTGGAAGAGCTGACTGGCCATGCCGAAAAAGTATTACAATTACTGAACTTGCCTTATCGTAAAGTGATTTTATGCACTGGTGATATTGGTTTTGGTTCACGTAAAACCTATGACTTAGAAGTGTGGTTACCAGCGCAAAATACGTATCGTGAAATTTCATCTTGTTCCAACATGTGGGACTTCCAAGCGCGTCGTATGCAAGCTCGTTTCCGTGGTAAGAGTGATAAGAAAACACAACTTGTTCATACTCTGAATGGTTCCGGTTTAGCGGTTGGTCGTACATTGGTGGCGATTTTAGAAAACTACCAATTAGCAGATGGCCGTATTGAAGTTCCAGAAGTATTGCGCCCATATATGAAAGGGTTAGAGTTCATCGGTTAA
- a CDS encoding sulfite exporter TauE/SafE family protein: protein MGVIIGVFLLAGIVKGVIGLGLPTIAMGLLSTSMEPVAAASLLIIPSLITNIWQLLIGPQFMALIKRLSGFIIGVMLGTLFSFLPSLTSASRWTLPALGIVLIIYGIWGLVAKKMPSSEKYETWLSPTVGYITGVITAATGVFVIPAVPYLQTLKLNKDELIQALGLAFTASTVALAIRLSIDQQQYDINWSLSAFALIPAIGGMYLGQYFRQIISEKVFRRCFFIGLTGLGIYMAANLAFR, encoded by the coding sequence ATGGGTGTAATTATTGGTGTTTTCTTATTAGCAGGTATTGTAAAAGGAGTGATTGGACTAGGGTTACCAACAATCGCAATGGGATTATTAAGCACGTCAATGGAGCCTGTTGCCGCTGCTAGCTTGTTAATTATTCCTTCGTTAATCACGAATATATGGCAATTATTAATTGGTCCACAATTTATGGCGCTAATCAAACGGCTCAGTGGTTTTATTATTGGGGTCATGCTTGGCACATTATTCAGTTTTTTACCTTCTTTAACCTCGGCATCTCGCTGGACACTCCCTGCACTGGGTATCGTACTTATTATTTATGGGATATGGGGTTTAGTGGCTAAAAAAATGCCATCTTCCGAGAAATATGAAACATGGCTTTCGCCAACAGTGGGTTATATCACAGGTGTGATTACGGCTGCTACCGGAGTATTTGTTATTCCAGCTGTTCCGTATTTACAAACATTAAAATTAAATAAAGATGAGCTTATTCAGGCTCTAGGGTTAGCATTTACCGCATCAACAGTTGCATTAGCCATTAGATTATCCATTGACCAGCAACAGTATGATATTAATTGGAGTTTATCTGCCTTTGCCTTAATTCCTGCTATTGGTGGAATGTATCTTGGCCAATATTTTCGCCAGATCATTAGTGAAAAGGTATTTCGTCGTTGCTTTTTTATTGGGTTAACAGGATTAGGAATTTACATGGCGGCAAACTTAGCTTTCAGATGA
- a CDS encoding LysR substrate-binding domain-containing protein, producing MYFDITDLKLCVNVANAGSITQGAKLTYITLQSASERIRGLENELNIVIFIRSVKGVSLSNAGHVFIEHAKTVLQQIELMQDELRQYSQHLRGHINILCNTSAQMEFLPARISAYLRQHPIMSVSVKEMPSANIVTAIKNKIADIGIIADSTDLTGLDIQPFSSGELVVFAHKDSFWASQKSVPFSDIIDAEFVGLIEDNPLQKHIDNNAKQQGKRLNYRVRMPTLDAVMQGVNDGIGIAIIPKQAAQRSQLSTTKIVQLTEDWACRKLVICARDFSQLPDYTNEFIHFLINWSSES from the coding sequence ATGTATTTCGATATCACTGATTTAAAACTGTGTGTTAATGTCGCCAATGCAGGAAGTATCACCCAAGGAGCGAAACTAACTTATATTACACTGCAATCTGCAAGTGAACGAATACGTGGGCTAGAAAACGAATTAAACATCGTTATATTTATTCGTTCAGTGAAAGGTGTTTCATTATCGAATGCAGGCCATGTATTTATTGAGCATGCGAAAACAGTTTTGCAGCAAATTGAATTAATGCAAGATGAACTGCGACAATATAGTCAACACCTGCGTGGGCATATTAATATTCTTTGTAATACTTCTGCCCAAATGGAATTTTTACCCGCCCGTATTAGCGCATATTTACGACAACACCCCATTATGTCTGTATCCGTGAAGGAAATGCCAAGTGCTAACATCGTCACTGCCATCAAAAATAAAATTGCAGATATTGGTATTATCGCAGATTCTACTGACCTCACTGGTCTGGATATTCAACCATTCAGCTCAGGTGAATTAGTCGTTTTTGCCCATAAAGATAGCTTTTGGGCGAGCCAAAAGAGTGTTCCATTTTCTGATATTATTGATGCTGAATTTGTGGGGTTGATAGAAGATAACCCATTACAAAAACATATTGATAATAATGCCAAACAACAAGGCAAACGGCTCAACTACCGGGTACGCATGCCAACTCTAGATGCTGTAATGCAAGGGGTTAATGATGGCATTGGCATTGCTATTATTCCCAAACAAGCGGCACAGCGTAGTCAACTTTCTACTACTAAAATAGTGCAATTGACCGAAGATTGGGCATGTCGAAAATTAGTTATCTGCGCACGAGATTTCAGCCAATTACCTGATTATACCAACGAGTTTATTCATTTTTTAATTAACTGGTCATCTGAAAGCTAA
- a CDS encoding BPSS1780 family membrane protein, whose translation MNNENFSADNNPAPTINAQTQADTFVFHAEPRAVDAGEGVNWISQSWSLVKEKLGMWILINIVLFAVIFIISMIPFLNLLITFITPIFIGGIIAISENQRKTGQAEIGLLFAGFQNKFGTLFAVGAINFAANLVGMIIAFIIGGSAMFGLLMESNQYGAPSDAAILASSGTFFFAIIIMAVAALVGTALTWFAPALVMNHDFTVGAAISASLQAVKKNILPGILFFIVISILMIISVIPLGLGLLVSMPIMYVCYYSSYRSLFFSQVK comes from the coding sequence ATGAATAATGAAAACTTCAGTGCAGATAACAACCCTGCACCTACAATTAATGCGCAAACGCAAGCTGATACATTTGTTTTTCACGCAGAACCGCGTGCAGTAGATGCAGGCGAAGGTGTTAACTGGATCAGCCAATCATGGTCTCTCGTTAAAGAAAAACTGGGAATGTGGATCTTGATTAACATTGTTCTGTTTGCTGTGATCTTTATCATTTCAATGATCCCATTCTTAAATTTATTAATTACATTTATTACACCTATTTTTATCGGTGGTATTATTGCTATCAGTGAAAATCAACGTAAAACAGGTCAAGCAGAAATCGGCTTACTATTTGCAGGCTTCCAAAATAAATTTGGTACGTTGTTTGCTGTAGGCGCAATCAACTTTGCTGCTAACTTAGTTGGTATGATCATCGCATTTATTATCGGTGGTTCTGCAATGTTCGGTTTACTGATGGAAAGCAACCAATATGGTGCGCCATCAGACGCTGCTATCCTTGCCTCTTCAGGTACATTCTTCTTTGCAATCATCATCATGGCCGTTGCAGCATTAGTGGGTACAGCCTTAACTTGGTTTGCTCCTGCATTAGTGATGAACCATGATTTCACGGTTGGCGCTGCAATTTCTGCAAGCTTACAAGCCGTTAAGAAAAACATCCTGCCAGGTATTCTGTTCTTTATCGTTATCTCTATCTTAATGATAATTTCAGTTATTCCATTAGGTTTAGGTTTATTAGTTTCTATGCCAATTATGTATGTTTGCTATTACAGCAGCTACCGTAGCCTGTTTTTCTCGCAAGTAAAATAA
- a CDS encoding Lrp/AsnC family transcriptional regulator, protein MAIDKTEIKILKLLQDDARITNQVLAEKVGMSASPCWRRVKKLEEENVIQGYRAILNRRKIGLGVMVFVRVIIDSDSEAEAQKFEQEVTELENVVACYSIGGDSDFLLQVVSHDLDSYADFAMTVIRQLPGIKEMQSMFVLKEIKPLDAYPISLI, encoded by the coding sequence ATGGCAATAGACAAGACAGAAATAAAAATACTGAAGTTACTACAAGATGACGCTCGAATAACTAACCAAGTACTTGCCGAAAAAGTAGGCATGTCGGCCTCTCCCTGTTGGCGAAGGGTTAAAAAATTAGAAGAAGAAAATGTTATTCAAGGGTATCGCGCCATTCTCAATCGTAGGAAGATTGGCTTAGGCGTCATGGTTTTTGTTCGCGTCATTATTGATAGTGATAGCGAGGCTGAAGCACAAAAATTTGAACAAGAAGTGACTGAGCTAGAAAATGTCGTCGCTTGCTACAGTATTGGTGGTGATTCTGACTTTTTACTACAGGTTGTATCCCATGATTTAGACTCCTATGCCGACTTTGCTATGACAGTTATTCGCCAGCTACCGGGTATCAAAGAAATGCAAAGTATGTTTGTACTTAAAGAAATTAAGCCGTTAGATGCTTACCCAATATCACTTATTTAG
- a CDS encoding DUF2000 domain-containing protein, producing MIFNPAEHRCAIVVNQDLSNGLAMNAASVIGVSLGNKVNNIVGEDLNSTDNINYPGVIYVPLPILKSPEQYIKEIEVAALKVNEIYVIPFSLLAQSCRTYDEYQQKLSEQQYKDIQLAGIGLVGNKKAVTQLIGHLPLFR from the coding sequence ATGATATTTAATCCAGCTGAGCATCGTTGTGCTATCGTCGTTAATCAGGATTTATCTAACGGGTTGGCTATGAATGCCGCTAGTGTGATTGGTGTGAGTTTAGGAAATAAAGTTAACAATATAGTAGGGGAAGATTTGAATAGCACGGATAATATTAATTACCCCGGGGTGATTTATGTGCCATTACCGATTTTAAAATCACCAGAGCAGTATATTAAAGAGATTGAAGTGGCTGCATTAAAGGTAAATGAAATATACGTCATTCCTTTTAGTTTGCTCGCTCAGTCTTGCCGGACTTATGATGAATATCAGCAAAAACTATCTGAGCAGCAATATAAAGATATTCAATTGGCAGGGATCGGCTTGGTGGGGAATAAAAAGGCAGTTACTCAGCTAATTGGCCATTTACCTTTGTTTAGATAG
- the pflA gene encoding pyruvate formate lyase 1-activating protein: protein MSIDDTKTKTIATTNVTETPTTLGRIHSFESCGTVDGPGIRFIVFFQGCLMRCLYCHNRDTWDTHGGNIVTVEELMKEAVTYRHFMNATGGGVTASGGEAILQAEFIRDWFRACKKENIHTCLDTNGFVRRYDPVIDELMDVTDLVMLDLKQIDDDIHQKLVGVSNHRTLEFARYLAKRNQKTWVRYVVVPGWSDDDHSVHLLGEFTKDMSNIEKIELLPYHELGKHKWETMGEEYKLDGVRPPSKEVMERVKSILESYGHKVMY, encoded by the coding sequence ATGTCTATCGATGATACTAAAACCAAAACAATAGCGACGACTAATGTGACAGAAACCCCAACCACACTCGGCCGTATTCATTCATTTGAATCATGCGGAACCGTCGATGGCCCTGGGATCCGTTTTATTGTATTTTTTCAAGGCTGCTTAATGCGCTGCCTGTATTGCCATAACCGCGATACTTGGGATACCCACGGTGGCAACATTGTTACCGTTGAAGAATTAATGAAAGAAGCCGTAACCTATCGCCACTTTATGAATGCGACTGGCGGAGGTGTTACCGCCTCAGGCGGAGAAGCTATCTTACAAGCTGAATTTATACGTGACTGGTTCCGTGCCTGTAAAAAAGAGAATATTCATACTTGCCTTGATACCAATGGATTCGTGCGCCGCTACGACCCAGTGATTGATGAACTGATGGATGTCACTGACTTGGTGATGTTAGATTTAAAACAAATCGATGACGATATTCATCAAAAATTAGTAGGTGTTTCTAATCATCGTACTTTGGAATTTGCTCGTTACCTTGCCAAACGCAACCAGAAAACTTGGGTACGCTATGTTGTCGTGCCAGGTTGGAGCGATGACGACCATTCAGTACATTTACTGGGCGAATTTACCAAAGATATGAGCAATATCGAAAAAATCGAATTACTGCCCTACCACGAACTTGGTAAACACAAATGGGAAACCATGGGTGAAGAATACAAACTAGATGGCGTTAGACCACCATCAAAAGAAGTGATGGAACGAGTTAAAAGTATTCTAGAAAGTTATGGTCACAAAGTGATGTACTAA